A single region of the Sphingobium sp. TKS genome encodes:
- a CDS encoding phage tail tube protein: protein MGVEKGSAFLLKIGDGGAPVAYATVAGMRTTQLSVNGEAVNVTNKDSGGWRELLSGAGVRSVSVSAAGIFTGSAAEVRLRNHALAGTIEDYELSFESGEKMRGRFLVTRLDYAGDYNGERNYALSLESSGAVVSL from the coding sequence ATGGGCGTGGAAAAAGGAAGCGCGTTTCTATTGAAAATAGGGGATGGCGGGGCTCCGGTGGCCTATGCGACGGTCGCCGGAATGCGCACGACGCAGCTATCCGTCAATGGCGAGGCGGTGAACGTTACCAACAAGGATTCGGGCGGCTGGCGCGAGTTGCTGTCGGGCGCGGGCGTGCGGTCGGTGAGCGTGTCGGCGGCGGGGATCTTTACCGGATCGGCGGCGGAGGTGCGGCTGCGCAACCATGCGCTGGCGGGAACCATCGAGGATTATGAGCTGAGCTTCGAAAGCGGCGAGAAGATGCGCGGGCGCTTTCTGGTGACGCGGCTGGATTATGCCGGGGATTATAATGGGGAGCGCAATTATGCGCTGAGCCTGGAGAGCAGCGGCGCGGTGGTGTCGCTATGA